In Marinobacter sp. M3C, the genomic stretch TGACCCTGATGAAAATGCCAATGTTTGTATGGACTTGGCTGATTACCGCATTTCTTTTGCTGGCGGTTATGCCGGTGCTTGCAGGTGTGTTGACCATGATGCTGATGGATATCAACTTCGGTACCAGCTTCTTTGACGCCTCTGGCGGCGGAGATCCGGTGCTGTTCCAGCACATATTCTGGTTCTTCGGGCACCCCGAGGTGTACATCATGATTTTGCCGGCGTTCGGCGCCGTTTCACACATAATCCCGGCGTTTTCCCGCAAGCCGCTGTTTGGCTATGCGTCTATGGTGTACGCGGTGGGCGCCATTGCACTGCTGTCGTTCCTGGTATGGGCTCACCACATGTTTACAGTGGGTATTCCCGTCGCCGGCCAATTGTTCTTCATGTACGCCACATTGCTGATCGCGGTGCCCACCGGGGTTAAGGTGTTTAACTGGGTAGCAACCATGTTCCGCGGCTCGCTGACGTTCGAGGCGCCGATGCTGTTCGCTATTGCGTTCGTTATTCTGTTCACAGTGGGTGGGTTTTCCGGGCTGATGTTGGCCATTGCTCCGGCCGATTTCCAATACCATGACACCTACTTTGTGGTGGCGCATTTCCATTACGTGCTGGTACCCGGCGCAATCTTTGGCATTTTTGCGTCTGCGTACTTCTGGCTGCCCAAGTGGACCGGCTACATGTATGACGAAACCCTGGCCAAAACCCATTTCTGGCTGTCGTTTGTGGGCATGAATCTGGCATTTTTCCCCATGCACTTTCTAGGATTGGCGGGTATGCCGCGGCGGATTCCAGATTACGCCCTGCAATTTGCCGATTTCAACATGGTGTCCAGCATTGGCGCGTTCCTGTTCGGGGCTACCCAGCTTCTGTTCCTGTTCATTGTAGTAAAATGCGCCCGCGGCAGCGGTGAGCCAGCGGCGGCCAAGCCTTGGGACGGCGCGGAGGGCTTGGAGTGGACGGTGCCCTCACCTGCGCCCTATCACACCTTCTCCACACCACCGGAGGTGCATTAATCATGTCGGAACACCAAGAGTATTACGTACCGGAACAAAGCAAGTGGCCGATTATTGCTACTTTCGGATTGGGTACGACGCTGTTCGGTGCGGCGACCATTATGGTCGATGGCGGTCAGGGTGCCAGCACCAGTAGCGGGTGGATGATCTTTGCGGTCGGCCTGTCATTGATGACCTATATGATTTTTGGCTGGTTTGGCAACGTGGTGCGTGAAAGCCGCGCTGGCCTCTATAGCCCGCAAATGGACCGGTCTTTCCGCTGGGGCATGAGTTGGTTCATTTTTTCTGAAATCATGTTTTTTGCGGCGTTTTTTGGCGCCTTGTTTTACGCTCGGGTGTTTGCCGTTCCCTGGTTAGGGGGCGAGGGTGATCGCGGTAGCTCAAATATGCTGTGGGAAGGGTTTCAGGCGACCTGGCCGCTGATTAACACACCCGACCCCAGTTTGTATCCAGCGCCTAAGGGCATTATAGGGCCTTGGGGCTTACCGCTGATGAACACCATTTTACTGGTGAGCTCGTCATTTACTATTACCGTTGCCCATCATGCGTTAAAAGCCGATAACCGTAAAAAACTGAAGCTGTGGCTTGGCGCCACTATTATTCTGGCGCTGGTATTTGTGGGTTTGCAGGCAGAAGAATACATGCATGCCTATCAGGAGCTGAATCTGACCCTGCAGTCCGGGATTTATGGCAGTACCTTCTTTATGCTGACCGGGTTCCACGGCGCTCACGTGATTTTGGGCACCATCATGCTGACTGTAATGTTAATTCGCATCATCAAAGGTCATTTCAGCGCCGACAACCACTTCGGGTTCGAAGCGGCGGCCTGGTACTGGCATTTTGTCGACGTGGTGTGGATGATGTTGTTTGTCTTTGTGTATGTGATCTGACACCGCTCATTAGTGGTTACAGTGTTGCGGTCGGGGCTGCAGTCAGGGTGTGGGATTCAGCGTCAGGCCGCCTTGCCAGAGCGACAGCAGAATGACCAGCAGCAACAGCACGCTCAGGGCAACGCGCAGCGCTAGAGAGTTAATGACGCGATTGGTTTTTCCCCCGTCGCGGATCAGAAAAAACAGGCCGCTGAACAGGCTGGCGATCACCGCCAGTAACAGGACAACAATGAATATTTTTAACATGCACGGGTCCGTTGGGTTATCGGGTCTATATATTATAGCAAGGTATGAGTAATTCACGGCGTTACTGGCACTGGGATTGGCGTCTTATGCTGTTTAGCGGGCTGTTTTTACCGCTGTTGCTGGTTTTGGGGATATGGCAATTGCAGCGTGCCGAGTTCAAGCAGCAACAGCAGGGTCAGTGGCAACAGCAGATGTCCGAACTGGCTTGGCCGCAGCTGGTAGAGCAGGGCCTGGATGCAGGTAGGCCCGTGAAGCTTAACGGATCATACGGCGATACCACCTGGCTGCTGGACAACCGCACCCGCGATGGCATGGCCGGATACGAGGTGTTAACGGTGTTTTATCCACTCCAAGGGCCGGCGCTGGTGGTCAATCGCGGCTGGGTAATTGCTCCCCGTACCCGTCAGCAATTGCCGGATTCCTCGGTAACGCAGGAACAGGTGGAGATTTCTGGACGCTTGGCAAATTTTCCTCAACCACCTGTGCTTGCGGCCTCTGAAGCAAGCAGCGGTTGGCCAAGACGCGTACAAAGTTTGCCGCCGGAGATAGCACAAGATGCGGTGCCGGAATTGCCCAGATTGATCTTGCGCCTAGCAGACCAGAACCAGCCGGGCGCTTTACGGGCTGACTGGGCGCCAGACCGAATGGCCATTGCGACCCACTACGGTTACGCAACCCAATGGTTTGCTTTGGCGCTAATGCTAACTGTATTGACGATAGTGGCGAGTTACCGTAAAACCGCAGACTAGCCACACAGTCGTCCTGTAATAATCTTAATAACAGACCTATAACAGCCGTGACCCGTTCAGGAGCCAATAATGACAACAACGGTGGCCCAGCAGACTTCCCAGACAGCTTCGCCCAAGCCCATGAGTCCGAAGCAAATACGCAAAGGGCGTCGCATGGCGCTGCTACTTATGGCGGTGGGTTTTGGCCCGATTATTCTGGCCAGCGCGATGTTCTATGGCGGCTGGCTCAATCCGGCTGAGCACACCAACAACGGTGCTCTGGTGACGCCCCTTGTTCCGCTCAGCAGTTTGCAGTTGCAAACCGCGCAGGGCACGCCGTTGGCAGCCCGTTTCGGCCCCACGCAAACCAGCGCCACGTGGTTGCTGCTGGTGGTGGCCGACAACTGCACCGAGGTTTGCCAACAACTGCTGTACACCACCCGCCAAACCAACATTGCGCTTGGTAAATACGCCACACGGGTCAGCCGTGGCGCGGCCCTGACAAGCCTGCCACCGGCTCTGGCCCAGCGCTGGCCGGCAGACTTTGAGCGTATGGAGCGTTTTACGCCATTGCCGGCACAAACTCCCGTATGGCCGCCCGGCGTGGAGCCCTCCCAGGCGCCACAACTGCTGCTGGTAGACCCGTTAGGCAATATCATGATGCGCTACCCGGCAAGCGTGCCGGGGGGTGATGTTTTGGACGACCTGAAACATCTGCTGAAAATTTCGCGAATCGGCTAAGGCGGGTGATGATGACGAAGAATTACGCCGGGAATGCCGAATCCATAAAGATATACCGCCTGATGTTGCGGCTGGCAGTACTGGCCGTGGGACTGGCCGTGGTAGTGATCATGCTTGGCGCCTGGACCCGGCTGGTACACGCCGGCCTGGGGTGCCCGGACTGGCCTGGTTGCTACGGTTTTCTGACGGTACCGCAAGGCGAAAGCAGCATTGCCATTGCTAACGCGCGCTTTCCGGAAACGCCGGTGGATGTGGCCAAGGGCTGGCCCGAGATGATTCACCGCTATGCTGCCGGAACACTGGGTATTCTGGTGTTTACACTGGCCGCATACGCGGTACGCCAGCGCAAACTGAATGTCCCAGTAAAGCTGCCCCTGTTTATAGCCGGTTTTATTGTGCTGCAAGGCGCGTTTGGCATGTGGACCGTCACCCTGAAATTGTGGCCCCAGGTGGTGGCTTTGCATTTGCTAGGAGGCTTTACCACCCTGAGTTTGCTAGCGCTGCTGGTGTTAAGACTACGCAGCCGTGTTCGGGGTGGGTCGGCGCAAACAGCCGTGTTGAAGTCTGCCCGTTCGGGCTCGCGGCTTCGCCCCTGGCTTTATGGTGGGTTGCTGCTGGTGATTATGCAGATTGCGTTGGGTGCTTGGACAGCCGCCAACTACGCCGCCGTGGCCTGTACTGATTTACCCACCTGCGGTGGCCAGTGGTGGCCGCAGGGAATGGATTTTGCCCACGGCTTTGACATAACCCAGCACGTTGGGCCCAATTATCTGGGAGGCCAGCTTAACGCTGATGGACGGGTGGCTATTCATGTCAGCCATCGCCTGGGCGCCGCTGTTGTGCTGGTTTATTTCAGCGTGCTACTGGCGCTGCTGTGGGCCCGGCGCCGGCGCAATGGCCTAGGTCAGTCAGTAGCTGTGGTAGCGGTTGTTCTGCTGGCACAGATTGCGCTGGGCCTGGCTAATGTGATTCTCTACATTCCGTTGGCGGTCGCCGTGGCCCATAACGCCACCGGTGCGTTGTTGTTACTTAGCGTGATCCAGCTGATCTGGCATCAACGTCAGTTGTCCCAGGGCTTGCCGGCACCGCTTTCGGGTGTTAAAGGCAATAAAAACAATTTGATGAACTCAGGAAAGCATCAGGAGATAACGGCATGAGTGAGCAAGCGAACGTCTTGCCGGTACCGACCAACGCTATTGGCAACCCCGTCGACAACTCTTTGGGCAATTCGGCAGGTAACCATACCGCTGCGCACTGGCGTGACTATCTGGAGCTGACCAAGCCCAAAGTCGTCGCGATGATGATTCTCACGTCGGTCATTGGCATGCTGCTGGCGGTTTCCGGTCTGCCGTCTTTGCAGGTTCTGGTGTTTGGCAACGCTGGCATTGCGTTACTGGCCGGAGCGGCTGCGGTGATTAACCACGTGGTGGACCAGAAAGTGGACATTGTTATGGCGCGTACTCACAAGCGTCCGGTAGCCACAGGGCGGATTTCTGCTGCTGAAGGACTGTTATTCGCAGGCGTATTGGCGCTGAGCGGCATGGCAATATTGATGTTGTTGGTGAACAGCCTGACAGCTTGGCTGACATTAGCGTCGCTGGTGGGTTACGCCGGCGTGTATACGCTGTTTCTGAAACGGGCCACGCCGCAGAATATTGTGATTGGCGGGCTAGCCGGCGCCATGCCGCCGCTGCTGGGTTGGACCGCGGTAACCGGGCAGGTAGACGGCCACGCGCTGCTACTGGTGCTGATTATTTTCGCCTGGACACCACCACATTTCTGGGCATTGGCGATTCACCGTAAGGAAGAGTACGCCAAGGCCCGCATCCCCATGCTGCCGGTGACCCACGGTAATTACTACACGGAACTGCACATCCTGCTGTACACTATTATTCTGCTTGCGGTTAGCCTACTACCGTTTGTGACTGGAATGTCCGGTATGATTTATCTGGTCGGCGCCCTTGTGCTTGGCTCGCGCTTTTTGCAGTATGCGATACGCTTGCTGCGCGATGACGATCGGCGCGTAGCGCTGGACACCTTCAAATATTCCATCACCTATTTGATGGCACTGTTTGTCGTGTTACTGGTTGATCACTACGCCTTTATCTGACGCTTAAATATGGAGCCCCGATGACCCGCCAGATTCGCAAAACGTTAATCCTGCTGGTACTGGCGGTGGTGGCTGTATTCGGCCTTTCGATAGCGCGGTATCAGCTGGCGGAGCCAGCACCGGTCGAACAGCCACCGGACTTGGCCAGCGCCAATATCTATGTGTACGAGCAGCCGCGGCCAGTGATTGAATTTGAACTCACCGATGAAAACGGCCAGACCGTTACCCGTGAAAATCTCCGCGGCCATTGGACCTTTGCTTTTGTAGGCTACACCAACTGTCCGGACATCTGTCCGGTAGCCATGGCGGCCCTGCGCCAGACCAACAAGTTGCTGCCTGCGACCTTGCCCCAGCCCCGTTACCTGCTGATCAGTGCCGACCCAGAACACGACACGCCTGAAGTTCTAAAAAATTATACTGGCTTCTTTGGTGAAAATTTCCACGGTTACAGTGGTGATATAGACATAACCCGCGCCCTGGCGACCAGTTTGGGAGCGGTGTTTGTGCAGCGTGAGACAGAGGATGGTTTACTGGTGGATCACAGCGGCCATTTTGCACTGATCGGCCCCTCGGCCGAAGTGGTGGCGCTTATTCAGCCGCCCCATAAACCGCAGCAACTAGCCGATGGCTTCGAGCAGATCTACCGCTGGGCAGATCGCCGGCGTTAGACAAACAGCTCTGCTTATTAATTCAGTCCTGCTTCAACGTTTTTTATAATCACAAGTAACTCACATGACTCAAAAAACGGCCCCTTCCGCGCTTCACTCGTCGCCGGCTACTCCTCGCGAACTTTTTACCGCACTGGCCGCCGGTGCGGTGCTTCTTCTAGTGGTGCACGCCCTTGGGCGCTTCATGTACACGCCACTTTTACCGTATTTGGTGAATGACGGCCTGTTTTCCGCGGCAGACGGTGCGGCCGTGGCCACCTGGAATTATATGGGCTATCTGATGGGTGCCGTACTGGCCATCCGCTGGCACCGCATTGACCATATTCGCCGTATTTTGCCGCTGGCCGTAGTGGTGCACATTGTCACCAGTTTGCTGGTGGCGGTTGAAACCGATCTGACGGCTATTTCCACGACCCGCTGGCTTAACGGCGTCGCCAATGGTGTGGTGTTTGTGCAGGCACCAGCGCTTATTCTGGAGTGGCTGGTGTTGCGTAACCGAGCAAGCCTTAGCGGGCTGGTGTATTTTGGCGTGGGTTTTGGCCTGCTGCTGTCCGCAGGTGTGGTCAGCGGCACAGCGGACTGGCTGGAAGGCCCGGAACGCTGGTGGCCGGCGGCTATTATCTCTGTTCCGCTGGCGGCCTGGGGCACCTGGAAGCTGATGCAGCTAGATGTGCCGATGCATCCACCGGTGGCTATCAACAATAGCGGTGAAGCTCTCAGCACCCGGCTGTTCGACCGTGCAAGTACGCCACTGTTCGTGGCTTACGCCGGCGCTGGCTTGGGTTATATTCTGCCGATGACGTTTCTGCCGCTGCTGGCCAATGTCGAGCTGCAACCGGGTCATTGGTTACAGGACGGCAGCTGGTTGCTGGTGGCGCTGTGCACCATTCCGGCACCGTGGATCTGGAACCGTCTGGGTGCGGTTATCGGCGATATTTTGGCGCTGAAGATTAACTTCGCCATTCAGTTGGCGGGTGTTCTCGCGGCGGTGGTGATTCCGGGTGCACTGGGGTTGATTCTATGTGCCATCCTGGTGGGCGTTACTTTCCTTGGTACGGTATTGCTGACCCAGCGCATTGGACGAGCACTGCATCCGCACCAGGGGCCACGCCTGTCTGCGGCGATGGTGGCCTTGTATGGCTTTACCCAAATGGTTGGCCCCTGGTTGACCAAACAGTGGCTGGATGCCGGTGGCACTCTGGCGTCGGCATTCGGTATAGGGGTAGGGGCGCTGGCATTTGGACTTGTGTTTCTGTTTTTCGTGCCGCGGCCTAATGAGTGGCATTCTCGTGCGGTGTGAGGTTTTTGCCGGTAGAGCGTAGCCTGTTGGTTGCGGTGGATTGATCGCGGCGGCGGGGAATGTTTTTTCTTGGAAATGGAACTCGCTGCGCTCAGACACCCATTTCCGGCGAAAAAAATTCCCCACCACCCCGCTCTATGTAACAAAGTCGATATCGTTATGGAAAAGACTAAAGTGGTTTTTGGCTCATAGCTCATAGTAATCGTTAGCGGCTGGTGATCAAGCCTACTGATTCAGGCAATTCTTTACCGAATTAACCGAAGTCTCGTCATGCTAAGCTTTCGGCTTATCACCGGGTTCCGCAGGGTGTGGGGGTGAATTTGAATTTTTGGCCGGACAAAGGTGTCTGAGCGCAGCGAGTTCTTTTCCGGCCTAAAATTCAAATTTGCTCCCGCGCCAACTCCCAATTCGGCAGACTAAGCCCAGCCCAGCCCAGCCCAGCCCAGCCCAGCGAACCGAACTCAACTAAAAAGCCGAAGCAACGTGCTCCCAATAGAACACATCCTCCCCCAGCTAAAACAAACCTTGGAAACCAATACCACTGCTTTGCTGCAGGCGCCACCGGGCGCTGGCAAAACCACCCGTGTGCCGCTGGCGTTGCTGGATGCACCCTGGCGTCAGGGGCGGCGGATTTTAATGTTGGAACCGCGGCGGCTGGCGGCTCGTTCGGCGGCGCGGTATATGGCCGGGCAGTTGGGAGAGCAAGCCGGGCAGACGGTGGGCTATCGCACGCGCCTGGATACCCGGGTGTCGGCGGCTACCGTGATTGAAGTGGTGACCGAGGGCATTCTTACCCGTTTGATTCAGAGCGACCCGCTGCTGGAAGACTATGCTGCGGTGCTGTTTGATGAGTTTCACGAGCGTTCGTTACAGGCCGACCTGGGGCTGGCTCTGGTGCGAGAATCCCAGCAGGTGCTGCGGGAGGACTTGAGGGTGTTGGTGATGTCGGCCACGCTGGATACGGCGCCCATTGCCCGTTTTCTGGGCGATGTACCGGTTCTGAGTAGCGAAGGGCGGGCGTTTCCAGTGGAAGTTTTGTATCGGCCTGCCGCGTCGCCGCAACGCCCGCCGCGTATGGTGGACCAAGTGACGGGGGTGGTGCTTGAGGCCTTGGCTCAGCAGCCGGGCTCGGTGCTGGTGTTTTTGCCTGGCGCGGGTGAAATCCGGAGGGTGGCGCAAGCACTGGCGGGGCAGGTGGCGTCGGATGTGGTGATTGCGCCATTGTTTGGCAATTTGCAGGCGGCGGAGCAGGATCGTGCGATTGCTCCGGCAGCTGAGGGCACCCGCAAGGTGGTGCTGGCCACGGCGATTGCCGAGACCAGTTTAACCATTGAAGGCGTGCGGGTGGTGGTTGATAGCGGTCAGCAGCGGCGGGCGGTGTTTGATCCCGGAAGTGGCATGACGCGGTTGGTGACAGGCCGTCTTTCAAAAGCGTCGGCAGAGCAACGTAAAGGCCGCGCCGGGCGAACCCATCCCGGGGTGTGCTATCGCCTGTGGAGCGAGTCTGAGCAGTATGGTCTGGCAGATTTTACCCCGCCGGAGATTCGCGAAGCGGATCTGGCGCCGCTGGTTTTGGAGTTGGCCCAGTGGGGCGCGCGGTCGCCCGATCAGCTGCAGTGGGTTGAGCCGCCGCCGGCGGCGCATTGGCAGCAGGCGGTTGAATTGCTGCAATTGCTGGATATGCTGGGCGAAGACTGCGCCATTACTAGCCACGGTAAGGCGGCGCGGGCACTGGGCGTTCACCCGCGGTTGGCGCACATGGTACTGCTGGGCCGTTCATTGGGGCTAGGTTCCTTGGCGTCAGAATTAGCGGCACTGCTGGAAGACCGGGATCTGCTGGGGCCGGGTGCTGGCGCCGACATGCACGAGCGCGTGCGGGTACTGCATGGTGAGCGTGGCCACGCACGGGTGGATCCGGCGCGCATTCAGGCGGTCCGAAAGCAGGCCAGGCGCCTGGAACCCGCAACGTCATCGGCACACCATGCCTCTTCGGTGGCGCCCACTGCGACAGAGGTGGGGCGTTTGCTGGCGCTGGCTTATCCGGACCGTATAGCCCGCCGCCGGCCCGGTGATGCGCCCCGTTACCAGCTTAGTAATGGAAAGGGTGCGCTGCTGCGCGACGACGATGCCCTGGCCCGTTACGACTGGCTGGTGGCGGCGGATCTGGACGGTAAGGCCCGCGAAGCGCAAATTTACCTGGCGGCGCCGGTGGATTTGGCGACTCTGGAAAGTGACCTTGCCGCGCACATTCAGCAACGTGACGAAGCCGAGTGGGATGATCGGCGCGGCACCGTGGTTGCGCGCCAGGTGCGCCGCTTGGGTGCCTTGCTGCTGGCCGAAAAACCGCTGGCGAAACCGCCTGCAGAACTGATGCAGCAGGGCTTACTGGCCGCGGTGCGGCGCAAAGGGCTGGATAGCTTGCCCTGGACCGCCGGCGCCAGGCAGTGGCAAGCGCGGGTCGAGCTGCTGGCATTGCATTTCCCCGAAGACTGGCCGGATGTCAGTGACACAGCGCTGATGGATTCGCTGGAGCACTGGCTGGCGCCCTACCTGATGGGCCTGAGCCGTTGGGCCGAACTGCAAAAGCTGAATGTGCACGGCGCACTGAACGGCTTGCTGAATTACGCCGAGCAGCAACGCCTGAACGAGTTGGCGCCGACTGCGTTGACGATTCCAACCGGTAGTTTGGTGACGCTTGATTACACCGCGGAAAACGGCCCGGTGCTGGCGGCCAAGTTGCAGGCGCTGTTTGGCTGGACGCGCACGCCCACCGTCGCCGGTGGTCAGGTGCCGGTGTTAATACACCTGTTATCGCCTGCTCAGCGGCCGCTGGCGGTCACGGCGGATCTGGCCAGCTTCTGGACCAATGTGTATCCACAGGTGCGCAAAGACACTCGTGGGCGCTACCCCAAACATCCTTGGCCGGAAGATCCGCTGACCGCCGTGGCTCAGCAGGGCGTGAAACGTAAAGCTTAGCGCTTGATCGCATTTGGTTATTTGCTGGCCGACCAGCCTGAGCGTCAAATTACCTATACTGATAGTGCTTGCCAGCGGGTAAAAAACGCTTAAAATTCGAGCACTCCAACCTGTGTGAAACCCTCATGCACTGTGTCTCGTTTGATATTTTCCGCACTCTTGGTTTTCCCGATACCACCGTACTCAAGCCGGATCAGTTTTTGCGCCATAAAGAATTGCTGCGCGACGCAGACTGGGTACTGTTTCCGGAGTATTGGCAGCTGAACGCTCTGGTGCATGGCCTGAAATGTCGGGTGTTTCCCAGTATTGCCAGCTACCGCATTGGCCACGACAAGGTGGAAATGACCCGGGCGTTTCAGGCTGTTGCACCTCAGCACACGCCTTGGACGTTGATTGCCGCCAATGGCCCACAGGAGCGCGAACAGATATGGCAGGACATGGCCTTGCCCTTTGTCGCCAAGCTGCCAAAAGCGAGCATGGGCGAAGGTGTGTGGCTGATTGAAAACGGGGCCGATTGGCAGCGCTACTGCGACCGTACCGACGTGCTCTATGCCCAGGAATATCTTCCCTTGGAGCGAGACGCGCGGGTGGTGATAGTGGGCGACAAAGTCGTCACCGCGTACTGGCGCACTCAGGCGGACCAGGGTTTTTACAACAACGTGGCTCGCGGCGGGCGTATCGATTACAGTCCGGTGCCGGCGGTGGTGACTGATCTGGCCCTACGCTTGGCGCGGGAGCTGGAGGTAGACCACGCCGGGTTTGATATTGCGCTGGTGGAAGGTTACCCCTTTGTACTGGAATTCAATCGCCTGTTTGGTAATCAGGGTTTGGGTCAGGGCACTGATTTGCAGGACGCGATATTGGCGTACCTGCACCAGTGCAACGAGCCCCGTAACCCGGAAGAGCCGATGATGCCCGATCCGGTATGGCCAGTGGCGGTTTAAATCTTACTGGGGTCCTGCTGGCCGGCGCTTGCAGCGGCTGGCATTTTGACTATCTTGTACAACAGTGCGATTCTCGCAGGGTCTGTTTTATGTGTAGATATGCTGATATGCGGACCTTAAAAAAAGCCCGATGATCGCGCTAATCAACGGGCTCTGCCGCCAAGGCGCAGAGCCTTTTTTCTACTGAATACCCTGTGGAGGGACACACCACCCATGACC encodes the following:
- the ctaD gene encoding cytochrome c oxidase subunit I → MSTVADAHTPEHTSEHTHEHHGPAKGWTRWLFTTNHKDIGTMYLIFSFGMFLLGGTMAMVIRAELFQPGLQIVQPEFFNQMTTMHGLIMVFGAVMPAFVGLANWMIPLMIGAPDMALPRMNNWSFWLLPCAFLILVSTLFMDGGGPNFGWTFYAPLSTTYGPPSTTFFIFALHIAGASSIMGAINVIATILNMRAPGMTLMKMPMFVWTWLITAFLLLAVMPVLAGVLTMMLMDINFGTSFFDASGGGDPVLFQHIFWFFGHPEVYIMILPAFGAVSHIIPAFSRKPLFGYASMVYAVGAIALLSFLVWAHHMFTVGIPVAGQLFFMYATLLIAVPTGVKVFNWVATMFRGSLTFEAPMLFAIAFVILFTVGGFSGLMLAIAPADFQYHDTYFVVAHFHYVLVPGAIFGIFASAYFWLPKWTGYMYDETLAKTHFWLSFVGMNLAFFPMHFLGLAGMPRRIPDYALQFADFNMVSSIGAFLFGATQLLFLFIVVKCARGSGEPAAAKPWDGAEGLEWTVPSPAPYHTFSTPPEVH
- a CDS encoding cytochrome c oxidase subunit 3; the encoded protein is MSEHQEYYVPEQSKWPIIATFGLGTTLFGAATIMVDGGQGASTSSGWMIFAVGLSLMTYMIFGWFGNVVRESRAGLYSPQMDRSFRWGMSWFIFSEIMFFAAFFGALFYARVFAVPWLGGEGDRGSSNMLWEGFQATWPLINTPDPSLYPAPKGIIGPWGLPLMNTILLVSSSFTITVAHHALKADNRKKLKLWLGATIILALVFVGLQAEEYMHAYQELNLTLQSGIYGSTFFMLTGFHGAHVILGTIMLTVMLIRIIKGHFSADNHFGFEAAAWYWHFVDVVWMMLFVFVYVI
- a CDS encoding twin transmembrane helix small protein: MLKIFIVVLLLAVIASLFSGLFFLIRDGGKTNRVINSLALRVALSVLLLLVILLSLWQGGLTLNPTP
- a CDS encoding SURF1 family protein, which gives rise to MSNSRRYWHWDWRLMLFSGLFLPLLLVLGIWQLQRAEFKQQQQGQWQQQMSELAWPQLVEQGLDAGRPVKLNGSYGDTTWLLDNRTRDGMAGYEVLTVFYPLQGPALVVNRGWVIAPRTRQQLPDSSVTQEQVEISGRLANFPQPPVLAASEASSGWPRRVQSLPPEIAQDAVPELPRLILRLADQNQPGALRADWAPDRMAIATHYGYATQWFALALMLTVLTIVASYRKTAD
- a CDS encoding COX15/CtaA family protein → MTKNYAGNAESIKIYRLMLRLAVLAVGLAVVVIMLGAWTRLVHAGLGCPDWPGCYGFLTVPQGESSIAIANARFPETPVDVAKGWPEMIHRYAAGTLGILVFTLAAYAVRQRKLNVPVKLPLFIAGFIVLQGAFGMWTVTLKLWPQVVALHLLGGFTTLSLLALLVLRLRSRVRGGSAQTAVLKSARSGSRLRPWLYGGLLLVIMQIALGAWTAANYAAVACTDLPTCGGQWWPQGMDFAHGFDITQHVGPNYLGGQLNADGRVAIHVSHRLGAAVVLVYFSVLLALLWARRRRNGLGQSVAVVAVVLLAQIALGLANVILYIPLAVAVAHNATGALLLLSVIQLIWHQRQLSQGLPAPLSGVKGNKNNLMNSGKHQEITA
- the cyoE gene encoding heme o synthase yields the protein MSEQANVLPVPTNAIGNPVDNSLGNSAGNHTAAHWRDYLELTKPKVVAMMILTSVIGMLLAVSGLPSLQVLVFGNAGIALLAGAAAVINHVVDQKVDIVMARTHKRPVATGRISAAEGLLFAGVLALSGMAILMLLVNSLTAWLTLASLVGYAGVYTLFLKRATPQNIVIGGLAGAMPPLLGWTAVTGQVDGHALLLVLIIFAWTPPHFWALAIHRKEEYAKARIPMLPVTHGNYYTELHILLYTIILLAVSLLPFVTGMSGMIYLVGALVLGSRFLQYAIRLLRDDDRRVALDTFKYSITYLMALFVVLLVDHYAFI
- a CDS encoding SCO family protein, producing MTRQIRKTLILLVLAVVAVFGLSIARYQLAEPAPVEQPPDLASANIYVYEQPRPVIEFELTDENGQTVTRENLRGHWTFAFVGYTNCPDICPVAMAALRQTNKLLPATLPQPRYLLISADPEHDTPEVLKNYTGFFGENFHGYSGDIDITRALATSLGAVFVQRETEDGLLVDHSGHFALIGPSAEVVALIQPPHKPQQLADGFEQIYRWADRRR
- a CDS encoding YbfB/YjiJ family MFS transporter; translated protein: MTQKTAPSALHSSPATPRELFTALAAGAVLLLVVHALGRFMYTPLLPYLVNDGLFSAADGAAVATWNYMGYLMGAVLAIRWHRIDHIRRILPLAVVVHIVTSLLVAVETDLTAISTTRWLNGVANGVVFVQAPALILEWLVLRNRASLSGLVYFGVGFGLLLSAGVVSGTADWLEGPERWWPAAIISVPLAAWGTWKLMQLDVPMHPPVAINNSGEALSTRLFDRASTPLFVAYAGAGLGYILPMTFLPLLANVELQPGHWLQDGSWLLVALCTIPAPWIWNRLGAVIGDILALKINFAIQLAGVLAAVVIPGALGLILCAILVGVTFLGTVLLTQRIGRALHPHQGPRLSAAMVALYGFTQMVGPWLTKQWLDAGGTLASAFGIGVGALAFGLVFLFFVPRPNEWHSRAV
- the hrpB gene encoding ATP-dependent helicase HrpB, which gives rise to MLPIEHILPQLKQTLETNTTALLQAPPGAGKTTRVPLALLDAPWRQGRRILMLEPRRLAARSAARYMAGQLGEQAGQTVGYRTRLDTRVSAATVIEVVTEGILTRLIQSDPLLEDYAAVLFDEFHERSLQADLGLALVRESQQVLREDLRVLVMSATLDTAPIARFLGDVPVLSSEGRAFPVEVLYRPAASPQRPPRMVDQVTGVVLEALAQQPGSVLVFLPGAGEIRRVAQALAGQVASDVVIAPLFGNLQAAEQDRAIAPAAEGTRKVVLATAIAETSLTIEGVRVVVDSGQQRRAVFDPGSGMTRLVTGRLSKASAEQRKGRAGRTHPGVCYRLWSESEQYGLADFTPPEIREADLAPLVLELAQWGARSPDQLQWVEPPPAAHWQQAVELLQLLDMLGEDCAITSHGKAARALGVHPRLAHMVLLGRSLGLGSLASELAALLEDRDLLGPGAGADMHERVRVLHGERGHARVDPARIQAVRKQARRLEPATSSAHHASSVAPTATEVGRLLALAYPDRIARRRPGDAPRYQLSNGKGALLRDDDALARYDWLVAADLDGKAREAQIYLAAPVDLATLESDLAAHIQQRDEAEWDDRRGTVVARQVRRLGALLLAEKPLAKPPAELMQQGLLAAVRRKGLDSLPWTAGARQWQARVELLALHFPEDWPDVSDTALMDSLEHWLAPYLMGLSRWAELQKLNVHGALNGLLNYAEQQRLNELAPTALTIPTGSLVTLDYTAENGPVLAAKLQALFGWTRTPTVAGGQVPVLIHLLSPAQRPLAVTADLASFWTNVYPQVRKDTRGRYPKHPWPEDPLTAVAQQGVKRKA